ggtggtgcaGACGTCGGCTAGCTTGATGGACGGGGCGAGGATTCCGGTGGAGGTGAAGGATTCGAGTAGGGTTGGGGAGGTGAGGGAGATGCTGGTGGAGAGGAAACTGCTGCCGTTGGATGAGTATATACTTATACATAAGCAGAGGATTATGCGTGAGGATTTTAGCCTGCGTTGGCATGGTGTCGAGACTGGTGATGTTTTGTATGTTTTCAAGGGAAGTGTTAGCCGCGCCGGGATCTAACCTACCCTATTTTCTTACTTGAGGTTTCTTACTTGAGATTAATAGAATAGATATGAAGGATTGTTAAATAATTAATCCCAATTTTTGGGTTATAAATTAATCATGCATTACATTGAGTAGGATACTAGATTTATTAACTTCCTTTATTTATATTCTACCTATTTCTTGGTAAACATTAATCTCATACACGAtatacataattcaaattctGACACAATACAACTAACCAACTAATACTAAGTTGGAACCAAAATGCCCTTATACTATTTTATgggaatattaatatatattttgattaataaaaaataagtgaAGAGTTGCTCAGATGCACCGATATCTTCTCATGAATAAGAAGAAGGTGCAATGGACCCAACCATCACATTTGGCGCAAATATTCGTCACTGCAACAACACTTATGCACCAGCCGGGAATCGAACCCGGGTCTGTACCGTGGCAGGGTACTATTCTACCACTAGACCACTGGTGCCCCTTGGGGTATCACTTCTATAAACAAAATCTATAGATAATAGAGAAAAGTGCAAGTCTTAGATTTTAAGTTATAAATTTCAATATAATTGAGCTTCTCGTAGAAATTAAGcgcatatttttattaattaaattgcaGTATGCATGGAGAGTAAATAGGCACAAAcaaatagtactattaaataTCTTCTAACTTAACACTCGGGGTAAAATCTCTAGTTGacaaattaaatgtaaaatcatggattaaatatgcccggtcaatggattttgaccaaacaataaatgtgaggagacatttaattttgtgaaactaaatgatatagcgtcgatctacattttacgtagataaaagtagtatattcactttctctaatctgatttccggtgagtgagaaatagtggattaaagttgggcataattagcttttaattaaagcttgaagtttgagtttagggaataattaactagtgttaattatcccacattggagaagtaacacatcttttaatgtgtttaaattaagtgactttatgttacttaataattatagcggaacaagatgggtgaaagagcccacgtgtgcgccgccgccgcccgcccgagcccgtgctcgtggtcACGGTTacaaatctgccatgatgagccttcatggcttggttgaccctgcatggtggcttgacctataaataggctagccattccactgcattatacacaatattcacaagcataagctctctccccaTCTCTGCATTATTTTTTCGTCGAAAGTTCTGTCCTCTTCCTCtttcagttcgccggagctcgttCTAAATGCGGTGTTGCAACGaacgagacgtagccgttttatctttgaggacgacacgccaaaaccgagaacactaccggggcgtatctcgtcttgcggaaagaggccttcctcgactcggctaagttcatctttacagtttcgaatttccactgtaattttcatttctgttttatttgTCTTCTCTCGGGTTGTAATACGTCCGGTTAGTGTTTTTTATAGCTATATCTcaaacaatcgcaagacgagatatacacTACAGAAGACCTTAGACTTTCAGAAAACGAATtaaaaaactttcgaaacttaaaccTTTGCTGGAAATGTCAACCAACGTCAACACCACCGCTGCCACCACTTCGGCCACTGCCGCATCCACCGTTCCGGCAACCAACGCCGCCGTCACTCTTCCCACTCCATCCACCGGTGCATCTGCCAATGCATCCACCATCTCGATGATGCCGACCcctggcttcccagccgcttcatcaactgtcccatgggtttgggacaacccttttggggcgtccactggttccacctttggtggttcggttggttccacttttagtggttccttcggatcctttaatggattgagtgttggtgccttcgggctcaatactagtgttggatctttcgggatcaacacgaatgtggggggcgctatgcccaacacgaatgtgggggcactatgcccaacCCAACTGTTGGCTCCTACGGGGGCCACGGGATAGGCTTCTTCCATGGGGTCAATCcggcaccaatggcaccaagaatgatgccacccaccgagaagccaccaaagtttggaggttCGGACTTCAAGAGGTGGCACTAAAAGATGTTGTtatacttgacaacattgggcgtcgtgAACTTCCTCACAGAAGACGAGCCGCCCGAGTCAAGTGACCAAGAGACGAACATCGAGGTCATGGCCAACTATGATTCATGGCGCAgaggagattacctttgtaaaaactttattctaaatgctttagatgatagtttgtacaatgtatactcagTTGTAAACACCTCTAGGCAagtgtgggaaaacctagataGAAAGTACTGCAGTGATAATGCGGGAAATAAGAAGTTTGTAACAGCTAAGTTCCttgactacaaaatggtcgatacAAGACCAGTCATGGAACAAGTTCAGGagttccaaatgatcatccatgAACTTGCTGCCGAAGGAATGGCGTTGCCCGACAACTTTACAACGGGCACGACCATTGAGAAGCTTCCACCTAGCTGGAGGGACTTCAAAAGCtacctcaagcacaagcgaaaggagatgacttttgaagacttgatcgtaaAGGTGCGCATTGAGGCAGACGTGCGGAAAaatgatcaaaaggctaagggcacTCTGGATGCAAAAGCCAACTTGTTGGAGCGGGGCgatccctccaacaaacgccctcgcccaaatcgtccaagtgacaaagggaagggaaatcagtctacaaagaagtttgaaggcgactgctacaaatgtggcaaagcGGGCCACCTTGCAAAGGACTGCCGCAACAAGAAGAAAAAGTCGGCTGCCCAAGTcattgagaaggagttcaaggactgggatgaaagcgATCCCATCGCCGTGGTCATCGAAGAAGTcaaccttgttaacaacaagggtggctggtatattgataTCGGCGCTACTGCACATGTTTGTGAAGATAGGAGTATGTTCTCCACCTACAACAACGTTGAAGGGAGAAAAAttaacatggggaatcaagcttCGTCTGAAGTCCTCGGAGTTGGTGATGTagtcctcaagatgacgtctggcatctcaatcaccttgaaggatgcgctgcacgttccggacatccggaagaacctagtttcaggatcaatactagtgaataacggttttaaacttgtatttaaatccaataggtttgcattgtataagtttgggaagtccctcggaaaatgttatgtaaccgacggacttttcaagcttagtgtagaaagccattggctaataagaaTGAAGCATCTACTTCTTCCTACTTGACTGAGTGTACGAATTTGTGGCACTgcagattgggacatgtaagtTCAAATGCCATTAAAAGACTAGTAAATCTAGAGTCAATAAAGGCAAATGAAGTTTACActaaagataaatgtgaaatttgtcttgaagccaaaatggccAAGTTACTGTTTCATTCAGTAGAAAGAAACACGAAACCCCTTGAACTAATCCACACGGATGtgtgtgatttaaagatggtgcaaactagaggtggtaaaaaatactttatcactttcatagatgattgcacaaggtattgctacatttatcttttaagaagtaaagatgaagcaatagaagcgttcaaaaattataagaacgaagttgagaatcaacttggttgtaaaatcaaaacgattcgaagcgatagaggagccGAATATATaaccccgtttgaggagttatgcaacgcaagtggtataattcatcaaacaactgctccatattcacctcaatccaatggtgttgcagaatgcaaaaatcgaactctaaaagagatgatgaatgcactgctactcagttcaggattaccacataacatgtggggggaagctgttttgacagctaactatatcttgaataaaattccactaaaaggTAAGGATGTCACTCCCTGcgagttgtggaaaggaaggaagccatcctacaaatacctcaaagtgtgggggtgtttggtaaaggtaatggttcctccgcccaaagaagttacaatcggacctaaaacggttgattgcatcttcattggatatgcacttaacagtagtgcatatagaTTTGTTGTTcataagtctgaaatatcgactgtgACTGTTGGAACAACAATTGAATCaagaaatgttgtatttcttgaaaatacatttccttgtaaAAATCATGAGAATGTAGCATCTAATTCTAAagcaagaattgaggatgaaatagCAAGCTCTAAGTCATTAGATAAAGAGCCCGAATCTCGCAAGCGTGCTAGGCCTGATCCAAATGAGGCAGTAACGAGACGAGGCAATAGGGTTAGAACACCAAAATCTTTTGGTCCCGACTACATTGgcttcatgttggatgaagaccTAACGTCTTTGAAAGTAGCCTATGCatgcccagacgggctgcattggagagaagctgttcaaagtgaaattgactcaattttgctaaaccacacttgggtgttggttgatcttcccgaaggtgctaaacctctAGGATgtaaatgggtccttaaaaggaaatttaagaccgatggaacagttgataaatataaagcccgactagtagtcaagggttttaaacaaaaggaaggacatgacttctttgaTACGTACTCACATGTAACGAGAATCACttgtttctaaatggtgaactcgAGGATGagatctatatggaacaacatgaaggttttgtagtacctggacaagaaaATAAGGTCTGCAAACTGGTTAAGTccttatatggattaaaacaagcgTCGTTCCAATGTCacttaaaatttgataatgtaatgttatcaaatggatttaaaatcaacgagtgtgacAAGTGTGTCTATATTAAGAATACTAATAACGGATATGTTATAGtatgtctctacgttgatgacatgTTAATCATGGGCAGTAGTACCCGAATGATTAACGAAACTAAAgccatgttgaaaagaaattttgacatgaaggacatgggtctagccgatgtaattcttggaatgaagattctaagaacatccgaggggatcaccttaacacaatctcacTATGTGGAGAAAGTGCTAAAAATATTCAATGCTTATGACAACACGCCGGCTAAGATGCCTATAGAGCGAAATGTTCACCttagcaagaacaaaggcgaacctgtcgcacaagaagattatgcgaAGGTTattgggtgcattatgtacttgactaattgtaCGAGACCCGATATTGCTTGCACCGTGAATAAGCTAGCACGCTACACGagtaatccaagcaaagagcattggaaagctcttgtaagggttttgagatacttaaaacatactcaaaatcatgggctgcATTTTGCAAGATACCCCCctgtacttgaagggtactgtgatgcaaactggatatccgataataaagactcactttccactagtggatatgtctttaccaTTGGGGGTGCTGCTGTCTTGTGGAAATCCAtgaaacagacctgtatagcccgatcaaccatggaatccgaattcatagctttagacaAAGATGGTGAGGAaaccgagtggcttaagaatttACTCGaggacattccatgttggtctaaaccTGTACCTCCGGTgatgattcactgcgatagccaagccgctattggaAGGGCGAATAATGGCTTGTACAACGggaagtctcgacacattcgtcgacgacataacaccgt
This sequence is a window from Salvia splendens isolate huo1 chromosome 5, SspV2, whole genome shotgun sequence. Protein-coding genes within it:
- the LOC121803814 gene encoding uncharacterized protein LOC121803814, translated to MLLYLTTLGVVNFLTEDEPPESSDQETNIEVMANYDSWRRGDYLFVNTSRQVWENLDRKYCSDNAGNKKFVTAKFLDYKMVDTRPVMEQVQEFQMIIHELAAEGMALPDNFTTGTTIEKLPPSWRDFKSYLKHKRKEMTFEDLIVKVRIEADVRKNDQKAKGTLDAKANLLERAGHLAKDCRNKKKKSAAQVIEKEFKDWDESDPIAVVIEEVNLVNNKGGWYIDIGATAHVCEDRSMFSTYNNVEGRKINMGNQASSEVLGVGDVVLKMTSDWDM